The following nucleotide sequence is from Burkholderia gladioli.
AGCTCGGCAAGCCCTCGCGCGATCGCCTGATCGCCAACTACCAGCAGACCCTGCGCCACCTGGCGGCGGCCGGCATTCGCGTGGTCTGCTACAACTTCATGCCGGTGTTCGACTGGACCCGCACCGAGCTGGCCAAGACGCTGGAGGACGGCTCCACCTGCCTGGCCTTCAGCACCGCCGAGGTGGAGCGCATCGATCCGGCCGAGGGCATCTCGCTGCCGGGCTGGGATTCGAGCTACCAGCCCGGGCAGTTGCAGGCCCTGCTGGCCGAGTACCGCGAGATCGACGAGGCTCGGCTGTGGGCCAACCTCGAATACTTCCTGAAGGCGATCGTGCCGGTGGCGGCCGAATGCGGGATCCGCATGGCGATCCATCCCGACGATCCGCCGCGCCCGATCTTCGGCTTGCCGCGCATCGTCAAGAATCGCGACGACCTGGCCCGCATCCTGAAGGCGGTCGATCACCCGGCCAACGGCCTGACGCTCTGCTCGGGCTCGCTCGGCGCGGGGCCGCAGAACGACGTGGAGGCGCTGGTGCGCGAGTTCGGCGCGATGGGCCGCATCCACTTCGCGCATATCCGCAACGTCAAGATCACGCCCGAGGGCGACTTCGAGGAATCGGCGCACCTGTCGAGCTGCGGTTCGCTCGATATCGCCGCGATCGTGAAGGCCTACCACGACACCGGCTTCACCGGCTACGTGCGGCCCGATCACGGCCGCATGATCTGGGGCGAAACCGGCAAGCCCGGCTACGGGCTCTATGACCGCGCGCTGGGCGCGGTCTACCTGAACGGGCTCTGGGAAGCGCTGCAGAAGTTCGATCACGCCTGAGCCGCGCGCGGATGCGGGCGCGGCGCCATGAGGCCCGCGCCCGCGTTTCATCGCGCGAGACGCGATACACCACCGACTACACCGACAAGCACGCCAACGTGCGACCGATGACGTCCGCCTGACACGGGCTGACGCGCCGGCAACCCAACGAAGCGGAGACCTTCGATGCCGAACATCCGATGGGCGATGATCTTCATGTGTTTCCTCGCCAACGTCATCAATTTCGTCGATCGCGCCAACCTCGCGATCGCCGCGCCCAGCATCCGCGCCGAGCTCGGCCTCGATGCGGTCGGCATGGGCCTGGTGCTCAGCGCCTTCTTCTGGACCTACGCGTTCCTGCAACTTCCGGCCGGCTGGTTCATCGACAAGGTCGGCGTGCGCGTCGCGCTGGCGCTGGCGGTCGGCTGGTGGTCGGTGTTCACGGTCGCCACCGGTGCCGCGCGCGGGCTCGGGCAACTGGTCGGCATGCGCCTGATGCTGGGCGTCGGCGAGTCGGCCGCGATTCCCTCGTTCGCCAAGGTCGCCTTCAACTGGTTCCCGCGTCGCGAGCGCGGGCTGGCCAGCAGCATCTTCGACAGCGGCTCGCGGGTGGGCTCGGCCCTGTCGCTGCCGCTGGTGGCCTGGCTGATCTCGCTGATCGGCTGGCGCGGCTCCTTCGTCGTGACGGGCGGGCTGGGCATCGTCTGGGCGCTGGCCTGGTGGTTCATCTACCGCGACCCGGAGCGCTATCGCTCGATCGCGCCGGCAGCCGTCGATGCGTTGCTGGCCGAGCGGGCCGGCGCGGCCGACGTCGGCGGCAAGCCGGGCGCGCCCGCCGCGTCGGGCCCTGAAACCGCCGCGCCGCGCGTGTCCTGGCTCGACCTGTTCCGCTATCGCACCATCTGGGGAATGATGATCGGCCTGTTCTGCCTGAACTTCGCGATCTACTTCTTCATCACCTGGTTCCCGAGCTACCTGCTGCAATCGCGCGGCTTCTCGCTGGCCTCGCTCGGCACGCTCGGCATGCTGCCGGCGCTGGTCGCGATCCCGGGCGGCTGGCTCGGCGGCTACGTGTCCGACGCGCTGTTCCGGCGCGGCTGGAGCGCCACCGCCGCGCGCAAGACCTGCCTGGTGGGCGGCATGCTGGCTTCCTCGTCGATCGCCTTGTCGGCGCTGGTCGACAACGTCGGCCTGTGCCTCGCGCTGTTCTCGCTGTCCTATGCGGGGCTGTCGTTCGCCGGCGCCAACGTCTGGACCCTGGTGGGCGAGGTGGCGCCGTCGCCGGCCCATGTCGCCTCGATCGGCGGGATCCAGAACTTCGCCGGCAACCTGGCCGGCATCTTCATCACCACCTTCACGGGCGTGATGCTGTCGATCACGCGTGGCTCCTTCGTGGTGCCGCTGGTGGCGGCCGGCACGCTCTGCGTGGTGGGCGCCTTGTCCTACCTGTTCCTGGTCGGCCGGGTCGAGCCGCTGCCGCCGCTGCGCGGCGGCGCGCCGGCCGGCGGGCGCGCCAGCGCGGCCTGATGATGCGAATGCGCCGGCGCGGCCGTTGCCGCTGGCCTCGCATCGGACGTCGCCATCTTCGGCGCGTGCGGGGCGAGGCCTTGCGGCGGGTGCTGTCGCAGGCGGCGCCGCTCAGTCGATGAGCCCGACGCGGCGCGCGGCCGAGGCGAGATAGAGCGGCGAGGGATCGCGCTGGTATTCGCGCCAGCAGGTGTAGCTCATCTTGATCACGTGCTCGTCGTCGGCCTGCACGGCGCGGCGCAGGATCTCGTCCCAGTCGGCATCGACGCGCGGCAGCGGCTTGTCGACATCGAGCGGCACCTCGATGCTCGCGTAGGCGGCGCACAGCGCGACCCACAATTCGGGCAGGCTGCGCGCGACCAGTTGCGGCGGAAGTTGCGCGAACAACAATCGCGAGGCATGCGTGGCCGTCACGGTGTGCAGCACGGTGAAGTCGGGCGCGCGCCAGTAGGCGGCGATGGTGGCCGCGGCGATCCCGTCGAGCAGGTGCCCGGTCTCGGGCGGCGCGAGCAGGGCCTCGCGAAAGCGCGGGTGCTTCGCGACCAGGCGCAGGCGATCGGTGATGAAGTCGCCGCTGATCTCCCGCTTGTCGATGGCGCGTGCGGCCTGCACGAAGGCGGTATCGATCCGCTCGGCGCGCGGCCGCGAGGCGGGGTCGATCTCGATCGGCAGGTGCCCCGACACCAGCGCCGCCAGCGCGGCGGCGATCTCTCCGTCGTGCGCGGCCTCGATGCCGTAGGCCAGCCGGATCACCGCGTGGAAGGCGCCCGAGGCCGGCGCCAGCGGCATCTGCTTGAGCACCGCGACGATCACGGCCGTCGCGCCCTCGTCGCCGATCCAGTCGACGAAGCACAGCCGCAGCGCGCCGAAGGCCTTGCCGTCGCCTACGTGGCGCCGCCAGTCGCCACGCGCGATGCGGGTGTCGACGGCGGGCGCGGGCAGCGCATATTCGCGCGACCACATGTCGAAGTAGGCCTGCAGGCGCTCGGGCGACGCGCCCATGCGCGCCAGCGCGACCAGCGCCATCGGCAGGTGGTTGGTGGTGCCTTTCGCCTTCAGGTCGAAGCGGGCGTTGGCGTCGAGCAGCGTGTTCAGCAGGGTGTCGGTGTGGTGTGTCGACATGGTTCCTCTCCTGGTCCAGGATGCGGGTCTCGATTCTAGAAGTTCAAGTGCGCTTGAGAACAAGCAAACCCCTTCGCGCGTGATGGGAACGTCGCGAGCGGGGGCATCGAGAGACAAGCAGATCCCGTACCGGGAATGCGGCCGTGAGGCTGGCGCCGGCGAGCAGGAGCGGCGCGGTGGGGAATGGCTGCGAGACGGAAGGCAATCGGAAGGCAATCGCTCAATAATCGCGGCGATTTCGCACGAGCGAGCAAGTGTGCGGATGCACTATTCGCTTGTCGATATCCGGCCATGCGCGAGCCGAATAGGATTGCGAGCCGAATGCTGAATGATGCGTGGCACTGGATCGAAACGCGCGAATGGCATGTGTCTTCAGTGGCGGGGCTCTTCGCGCCCACTCGAGTAAAAATCCCCATGCCCTTGCAATAAGGTGCTATTCGATCGATGGCGGTGTGCCGATGCCGAGCAGGCCATCGTTCCAGGCTTGTCGTGAGTTTTTTTAGTCCGCAGCCGTCTATCGATATACCGATTAATTGGTGGTGCGCCTTTCATGGCGGCAACAAAATCGTCGATTGCATCGCTTTCCGATCTCGACCGACATCATGAACCCCTCCGATTCCGGCACGACGCAGCAAACCACGCGCGGCCGTTTGCTGAACCTTATTACGGCGTTCGGCAGCGCGATGTTGTTCGCCGTATCGTCCGCTGCCCTGGCGGCCCAGGCCGACATCACCACCCCTGCCCCGAAAGGCACCCTGGTGTTCTGCAGCGAGGGCAGCCCGGCCGGTTTCGATCCTGGCCAGTACACCACCAGCACCGATTTCGACGCCAGCACCAACACCGTCTACAACGGCCTGGTGCGCTTTCGCCAGGGATCGCTCGATCTCGAGCCGGCGCTGGCCGAAAGCTGGGAAAGCTCGCCCGACCAGCGCATCTACACATTTCACCTGCGCCACGGCGTGAAGTTCCAGACCACCGCCTGGTTCCGCCCCTCACGTGATTTCAATGCCGACGACGTGTTGTTCACCTTCAATCGCATGCTCGATCCGCAGCAGCCGTTCCGCAAGGCCTATCCGACCAGCTTCCCGTACTTCAGCGACCTCGGCTTCGACAGGAACATCGCGAGCATCGATCGCGTCGACGACTACACGGTGCGCTTCGTGCTGAAGTCGCCCGACGTGATCTTCGTGCGCAACCTGGCGATGAGCTTCGCGGCGGTGCTGTCGGCCGAGTACGCGGGGCAGTTGCAGGCGCGCCACCGCGAGGCCGACATCAACCAGTTGCCGGTTGGCACGGGGCCCTTCGTGTTCCGCTCGTACCAGAAGGACGCGCTGATCCGCTACGACGCGAATCCCGACTACTGGCGCCCGCAGGACGTGCGGCTCGCGCACCTGGTGTTCGCGATCACGCCCGATCCGGCGGTGCGGATCCAGAAGCTGGCCAGCGGCGAATGCCAGGTGTCGGTGTTCCCGCGCCCGGCGGACCTGCAGACGGTGCGCCGCAATCCCTCGCTGAAGCTGGTGTCGGGCGTCGGTTTCAACGTCGGCTTCGTCGCCTACAACACTCAGCATCCGCCGCTGGACCACGTCGAGGTGCGTCGCGCGCTCGACATGGCGATCGACAAGCCGGCCATCATCCAGGCCGTGTTCGCCGGCGACGCGAAGGTGGCCACCAACCCGATGCCGCCCGCGCAATGGTCCTACAACCCCGCGCTGAAGGACGCGCCCTTCGATCCCGCCAAGGCGCGCGCGCTGCTCGCGCAGGCCGGCTTTCCCGATGGTTTCGAACTGACGCTGTGGGCGATGCCGGTGCAGCGGCCCTACAACCCGAACGCGCAGTTGATGGCACAGATGATCCAGCAGGACTGGGCGAAGATCGGCGTGCGCGCGAGGATCGTCAGCTACGAATGGGGCGAGTACAACCGGCGCGCCAAGCAGGGCGGCGAGCACGACGTGCTGCTGTACGGCTGGTCGGGCGACAACGGCGACCCCGACAACTGGCTCGGCGCCTTGCTCGGCTGCGATGCCGTGCATGGCGGCAACGTGTCGAAGTGGTGCGATCCGGGCTTCAATGCGCTGATCGAGAGGGCGCGCGCCGATCCGAACCAGAAGGAACGCGCGGCGCTCTATGAACGCGCCCAGCTCATCTTCAAGCAGCAGGTGCCGTTCACGCCGATCGCGCATTCGATCGTGTCGATACCGATCTCGAAGCGCGTGCAGGGGCTCGTCTTCACGCCGCTGGGCAATCATCGCTTCGACGGCGTCTGGCTGCAGTGAGACCTGACGATGCGCCGGTTGGCGATGCAACCGGCGTGCGCGACGTTCAGGGCTTGTCGGGATGAAGGAGGAAGCGCCGCAGCGAGGCGGTGAAGGCTTCGGGCTGTTCGAGCATCGGCAGGTGGCCGCAATCGCGCAGCACCTCGTAACCCACGCAGCCTTCCAGCGCCCATTCGGGCACGTTCCACCCGCCGCGCGAGCGTTCGCCGGCGAGCAGGTAGACGGGATGACGCTCGACCACCTCGTGCAACTGCTCGAGATAAACGGTGTCGCCGGTAACTTCGACCACCGAGCGGCCCATCGCGCGCAGCGTCGAGGCCGGCTGCGCGTCGAGCCAGCACTCGGCGACATGCGCCAGCCCGGGGGTGACCTTGGCGATGGCGCCGCGCAGCCAACGCGCGGGATCGGCGCGAAAGCCGGCCAGCATCGTTTCAGCTTCGACGGGCGTCATGCGCCCGACCGAAGCGGACCAGAACGCGTCGTCGAGCGTGAAATTGCCTTCGATGTTCACGATCCGGCGCACGCGTTCCGGGTAGGTCGCGGCGAACAGCATCGCGATCGCGCCGCCCACCGAATGGCCGACCAGATCGACCACGTCAAGCTCCGGCCGTGCATCGAGGCAGGCGCGCAGGTGCTCGACCTGGGCCGGCAGCGAGATGCGCTCGAACGGCACCTCGCGATGTTCTCCATAGCCGAGCAGGTCGGGCGCGAAGTGCGGCGCATCGTAGGCTGCGGTCTCGAACGATCCGATGAAGCCGTGGACGAACACGGCGGACGGCTGGCTGGGCATGGCGCGATTCATGTCTGGGAAGGGGCGGGGCCGAGCTCGGCGAGCAGTTCGTCGAGTTCGAGGCAGTGGGTGCGATCGTGGTCGAGCAGCTCGCGCACGAGTTCCTCCAGCGTCATGCGGCGCACGCCGTCGCGCAGCCCGCAACGGGCGAGCTGATCGGCATCGAGCCGCTTCAACGTATTGCAGAGGCGCCGGCGCGAGGCGCGGAAGGCGGCCAGCGCCGCCTCGTGATCCTGTTCCTGGTAGCCGCGCTGCTCGGCCAGGGCGGTGCCGTCCACCGAGTCGAGCACCGGCAGCGCGGCGGTGCGCACGGCCTGGATGCGGGCGGCGAACACCGTATCGAGGTCGCGCAGATGGCAGGCGTGCTCGACCAGCGAGAAGCCGGTGCCTTCCGGGCGCTGCCGGTGCCGCGCCGGCGGCAGGCGCGCGACGAAGCCGGCCAGCGTCTCGGGCATGGCCGCCAGCGCCTCGATCACCTCGGCGAACGGCAGCCGCAGCGGCCGCGCGCTGAACACGGCGCCATAGCTGAACAGCGTGCCGCCGATGCGCCCGCGCGCCTGCACCAGCTCATGGCCGTGGCGGCGCATCATCTCGGCCACCATCGCGCCGCAGAACTGCCGCGCCGTGGTATCGCCTTCCACTTCCGGAAATTTCTCGGCGACATCGTCGCGAATCGCCGCGATCGCGGCTACGCCGATCCGCGACAGCGCCGCGAATTCGACGTAACGCTCGGGCAGGTCGATCAGCGCCTCCAGTTGCCGGCCGAGCGGCGTGGCACGGAAGCGATCGAAACGGGAATGCATGGCTCGTTCGCGGATCAGATAACGTCGCGAAACGATACGTTATGAAAAAAATCCGGTCAAGGCCGGCGCTCGGGAGCGGGCTCGTCGCCGGAAAAGCAATGGCCCGCGCGAGCATCGCGCGGGCCGCGAGGCCGGGTAGGGCGAAACTCAGTGCCAGGCCTGCTCGGCGAACTTGCCCTCGTCGAGATCGGCGATCAGCGTCGGCCCGGTCGGCTTCCAGCCGAGCCGCGCCTGCGTCAGCGCGCTGGAGGCCGGCATGTCGAGCTGCACGAACATCGCCATCCAGCCGAAATGCGCGGCCGCCTCGCCCGGCTCGATCGAGACCACCGGCAGCTTCAGCCCGCGCCCGAGCACCTCGGCGATCTCGCGGCTGCGGATGCCTTCCTCGCCCACCGCGTGGTAGCGCGCGCCCGGCTGTGCCTTCTCGATCGCGAGGCGATAGAGCCGCACCGCGTCGGACAGATGGCCGGCCGGCCAGCGGTTGTTGCCTTCGCCGACATAGGCCACCACGCCCTTGTCGCGCGCGATCGCCACCAGCGGCGAGACCAGCCCCTGCCGATACGGGTTGTGAACCTGCGGCAGCCGCATCACCGACACGTTCACGCCGGCCTCGAGCAGCGCATTGCCCGCTTCCTCGGAGCCGATGCGCGGATTCGGATGCCGGGTGTTGAACACGTCCTCGCTGGCCGGCTCGCCGTGCTCGCCGCTGCCCACCCCGGTGCCGGAGGTGATCAGCAGCGGGCGGTTCGAGCCATTCAGCGCCGAGCCGAGCGCCGCGATCGCACGCTTGTCCTTCTCGCAGTTGGCCACGAAGTTGCTGAAGTCATGGTCGAAGGCCGCGTGGATCACGGCATCGGCCTGGGCGGCGCCGCGGCTCAGGCTGTCGGGATCCTCGAGCGTGCCGTGATGGGCTTCGGCGCCGGCCGCGCGCAGCGCCTGCGCGCCCGCCTCGGAACGGGTCATGCCGAGCACCTGATGGCCGGCCTGAATCAGTTCGGGAACCAGGGCCGAGCCGATGAAACCGGTCGCGCCCGTCAGAAAAATACGCATGGTGAACTCTCCTGGGTCGTCACGAGGCGTACTATCCGGTGTCTGCTTATCCCGTTAAAGTAGTGACTTTATCGTAGTAAAACGACTAACAGGCTTGCCATGAGCGTCGATCCCGCCCGTTCCCTGGGCGACTTCCTGCGCAGCCGGCGCACCCGGCTCGATCCCGCCAGCTTCGGTTTCGCGGGCCGCCGGCGCACGCCGGGGCTGCGTCGCGAGGAGGTCGCGCAGCGCGCCAACATCAGCCCGACCTGGTACACCTGGCTCGAACAGGGGCGCGGCGGCGCGCCCTCGGCCGAGGTGCTGGAGCGGATCGCGGGCGCGCTGCTGCTGACCGACGTCGAGCGCGAGCACCTGTTCATGGTCGGGCTGGGGCGGCCGCCCGAGGTCCGCTATCGCTCGGTGGCGGGCGTCAGCCCGCGCCTGCAACGCGTGCTCGACTCGCTGGAGGCGAGCCCCGCCATCGTCAAGACGCCGACCTGGGACGTGGTGGCCTGGAATCGCGCGGCGGCCGTGGTGCTGACCGACTACAGCCTGCTGCCCGTCGGCGGGCGCAACATCCTGCGCTTCCTGTTCGGCAATCCGGCCGTGCGCGCCAAGCAGCACGATTGGGACGCGGTGGCGCGCTTCGTGGTGGGCGCGTTTCGCGCCGACGTGGCGCGCGCCGGGATCGCCTCCGAGGTGGGCGACCTGGTGGACGAGCTGTGCGGGATCAGTGCCGAATTCGAGGCGCTGTGGCGCGACAACGAGGTGCTGAGCCACGGCGAGGGCGATGGCGTGAAGCATCTCAAGCATCCGCTGCTCGGCTCGATCGAGCTCGAATATTCGGCCTTCGCGGTGGATGGGCGGCCCGACCTCGGCGTGATCGTCTACACGCCCGTCGATGCCGGCATGGCGGCGCGGATTCGCGAACTCGCGCACGAGTATGGCGCCGCCCTGGCCGAGCGGGAAGGCGCGCAGCCGGGGCCGGCCTAAGCGAGCGGGAAGAAGCGGGCACGCGTTGGTGCGCGCCCGCCGGGCCTACGTTTCAAGCCCCAGCCGCCCAGACCGTCACGCCGGCCGCGTCGATCGCCACGCGGCAGGTGGCGATGTCGTCCACGAAGGCACCCTCGACGGCGAGCTCGAAGGCGTGGCCGCCGAGCATCACGCGCGCGTGGCGTTCGCCGTCGCGCAATTCCACCGATTCCACCTGTGCCTCGTAGGCGCCTTGCGCGTCGACGCGGATCGACCTCGGCGCGACGCGCCACATCACGGCGTCACCCGGCGCGAGACCCGTATCGACCTTCGCCGCCTCGAGCACCGCGCCTTCGCCGATCGCCACGCGCCTCGGCGCCGCCAGCGTGCCGGCCCCGAGGTTGCGCAGCCCGAGCAGCTCGCCCACGCGCGGATTGGCCGGGCGCGCGAACACCTCGGCCACCGGCCCCGCCTGCAGGGTCTCGCCGTGATCGATGACGAGCAGCTCGTCGGCCAGTTGCGCGGCCTCGTCGGGATCGTGCGTGACGATCACCGTCACCGCGCCGATCTCGCGCTGCAGCGCGCGCAGCGAGCGCCGCAACTGCCGGCGGCGCGGCGTGTCGAGTGCCGAGAACGGCTCGTCGAACAGCAGCAGATGGCTGTGCCGCGTCAGCGCCCGGGCCAGCGCGACGCGCTGGCGCTGGCCGAGCGAGAGCTGCCGCGGCAGGCGCCGCGTCAGCGCGCCCAGCCCCAGGTGCTCGACCCAGTAGCGCGCCGCCACCGGATCGGCATCGACCGGGAAGGCGAGCTGGCGCGCCACCGTCAGGTGCGGGAACAGCCCGTAATCCTGCGGCATGTAGCCGATCTGGCGATGCTCGGGCGGCAGCGCGCCGAGCTCGGTCGCGCCCAGCGTCACGCTGCCCTCGTCGTTGTGCTCGAGCCCGGCGATCAGCCGCAGCGCGAGCGACTTGCCCGAGCCGGAAGGCCCGACGATCGCCAGCCGCCGCGAAGCCGGCGCCCAGTCGACGGCGAGCCGGAACGCGCCGAGCCGCTTGCGCAGCCGGATCGCGAGCCGCGCCTCGGTCGCGTCGGCCAGGGCTTCGGCGTCGAGCGGCGCGGCGGTGCGCGCCAGCGGCGGCTCGTCGCCGTTCTCGGTCGCGGCCGCTTCGTCGCCATCGCGCGCGCCGAGCCGCAGCACCGACAGCATCGCGCAACCCACCGCGATCGCCAGCGTCGGCAGCAGCAGCGGCATCATCGCCGGCAGCCCCTGGCCGCCGAACACCACGTAGGTATAGACCGGCAGCGAATACGGGTGATAGGCCACCATCACGGTCGCGCCGAACTCGCCGAAGGCGCGCAGCCAGGCCAGCACCAGCCCGGCGCGGATCGACGGCCAGGCGGCCGGCAGCGCGACGCGGAAGAAGCGGCTGCCGGCGCGATGGCCGAGCGTGGCGGCGACATCCTCGAACACCGGGTCGAGCGCGGCGAAGGCCGAGCGCGCGGCGACGATCAGGAAGGGCGCGGCCACGAAGGTTTCCGCCAGCACGATGCCGGCGAAGGAATCGGTCAGCGCGCCGCCGCTCCACTGGCCGAGCGGGCTGTAGGGGCCCAGCAGGAACAGCAGCAGCACGCCGCTGGTGAGCGGCGGCAGCGCCAGCGGCAACTGCACGATGAAGCCGATCGGCGTGGTGGCGCGCGAGCCGGAGCGCGCCAGCCAGTAGCCGAGCGGCACCCCGCAAACCAGGGTGAGCAGGGCGGCCAGCGTGGCGCTGCCGGCCGACACGCCGACCGCCGACCAGGTGGCGCCCCAGTCGACGCCGGCCCAGTCGGCCTGGCCGATCTGGGGGATGGCGGCGAGGAAGGGGGCGCAGAGGTAGACCGCCAGCAGCAGCGAGAGCAGCCGCAGCGGTCCGGCGACGCGTCGCGTCATGGCTGGGCGGCGTCGATCACGGCCTGCAGCGAGGGCGGCAGGGCCTGTGCGTTGCCGCTCACCTTGGGCGTGACCACGTCGACGCCGTGCTGCTTGAGCAGGGCGCGGCCCTGGGCGCTCAGCAGGAAGTTGGCGAAGCGCGCCGCGCCGGCCTGGTTGGGCGCATCGGACAGGATCGTCAGCGTGTAGCTGGCCTTGGCCTGCAGCTCGGGCGCGGGCGCCACGGCCGGGATCTTCAGGTCCGAGGTCTCGGTCGAGTAGAAGAAGCCCGCGTCGAGCTGGCCCGATTGCAGGCGGCCCACCAGGGTTTCCTCGGGCAGCACCTGTTCCGGGTTCTCCGCCGTGCCGAGCGTCTTCTCGACCAGGTCCGGCTGGTGGTAGAAGCTCGCCGCCTTGCTCATCATCTCCACCGTGAAGGCGCCCTTCGGATCGAGCTTCGGATCGGTGCGGCCGATGCGGATGCCCGGCTCCTGCAGCACCTGGTCCCAGCGCTTGGTCTTGAAGTCCTTGGCGAAGCGGCTCTTGGCGTTATAGCCGATCAGCAGCGGCGACTCGGCGAAGTTGACGTACCAGGCCACGTGGCCGCCGTTCTCCTCGCCCATCAGGCCGGTGTTGACCTTCGGGCTCGCGCTGATGAACACGTCGCCGCGCCGCAGCTTGCCCTTGATCTCGTTGGCGATCTTGTTCGAGCCGGCCGCGTAACCGTGGAAACGCAGCCCGGTCTCCTTCTCGAAGGCGGGGCCCACGCTGCGCTCCATCAGGTTGACCAGCGAACCCGCGTACAGCACGTTCACGGTGTCGTTGTCGGCGGCCTGCGCGTTGGCGGCAAAGGCACTCGCGACGACGGCGCCGCACACCAGCAGCTTGCGAAACATGGATTCACTCCGTAGCGTTATAGAGGTCCGTATATTACGGTGGGACGGCGCGATTTGGGCGGAAACGACGGAATCGCGGCGGTGATTCGTTGCGTTTACACTGGCGTCCTCGATGCGCCGGCATCTCGGCCGGCACCAACCTGACAGGAGACCTCCATGCGCACGAGTGCCCGTAACCATTTCGTCGGACAGATCGTCGACGTGAAGCCCGGCGCGGTCAACGACGAGGTCACGCTGCGTGCCGCCGACGGCCTCGAGATCGTCGCGATCGTCACCCACGGCAGCGCCGAGTCGCTGGGGCTGGCCGCCGGCAAGGCCGCATTCGCGCTGGTCAAGGCCTCGTCGGTGCTGGTGATGGTGGACGTCGACGCGGGGCGCGTCTCGGCGCGCAACTGCGTGGCCGGCACGGTGGCTTCGCTGACCAAGGGCGCGGTCAATGCCGAGGTCGCGATCGCGGCGCCGGGCGGCGCGCAGGTGGTGGCGATCGTCACCAACGACAGCGTCGATCGCCTGGGCCTGGCACCCGGCAAGCCGGCCAGCGCGATCTTCAAGGCCTCCAGCGTGATCATCGGCGTGGACGCCTGAGCGGAGCCGCCCGATGAGCACCG
It contains:
- a CDS encoding TOBE domain-containing protein — protein: MRTSARNHFVGQIVDVKPGAVNDEVTLRAADGLEIVAIVTHGSAESLGLAAGKAAFALVKASSVLVMVDVDAGRVSARNCVAGTVASLTKGAVNAEVAIAAPGGAQVVAIVTNDSVDRLGLAPGKPASAIFKASSVIIGVDA
- a CDS encoding extracellular solute-binding protein — its product is MFRKLLVCGAVVASAFAANAQAADNDTVNVLYAGSLVNLMERSVGPAFEKETGLRFHGYAAGSNKIANEIKGKLRRGDVFISASPKVNTGLMGEENGGHVAWYVNFAESPLLIGYNAKSRFAKDFKTKRWDQVLQEPGIRIGRTDPKLDPKGAFTVEMMSKAASFYHQPDLVEKTLGTAENPEQVLPEETLVGRLQSGQLDAGFFYSTETSDLKIPAVAPAPELQAKASYTLTILSDAPNQAGAARFANFLLSAQGRALLKQHGVDVVTPKVSGNAQALPPSLQAVIDAAQP
- a CDS encoding ATP-binding cassette domain-containing protein, with the protein product MTRRVAGPLRLLSLLLAVYLCAPFLAAIPQIGQADWAGVDWGATWSAVGVSAGSATLAALLTLVCGVPLGYWLARSGSRATTPIGFIVQLPLALPPLTSGVLLLFLLGPYSPLGQWSGGALTDSFAGIVLAETFVAAPFLIVAARSAFAALDPVFEDVAATLGHRAGSRFFRVALPAAWPSIRAGLVLAWLRAFGEFGATVMVAYHPYSLPVYTYVVFGGQGLPAMMPLLLPTLAIAVGCAMLSVLRLGARDGDEAAATENGDEPPLARTAAPLDAEALADATEARLAIRLRKRLGAFRLAVDWAPASRRLAIVGPSGSGKSLALRLIAGLEHNDEGSVTLGATELGALPPEHRQIGYMPQDYGLFPHLTVARQLAFPVDADPVAARYWVEHLGLGALTRRLPRQLSLGQRQRVALARALTRHSHLLLFDEPFSALDTPRRRQLRRSLRALQREIGAVTVIVTHDPDEAAQLADELLVIDHGETLQAGPVAEVFARPANPRVGELLGLRNLGAGTLAAPRRVAIGEGAVLEAAKVDTGLAPGDAVMWRVAPRSIRVDAQGAYEAQVESVELRDGERHARVMLGGHAFELAVEGAFVDDIATCRVAIDAAGVTVWAAGA